From the genome of Ectobacillus sp. JY-23, one region includes:
- a CDS encoding LysR family transcriptional regulator: protein MNKYRVTFLTAEGLEQRSIMEGHNLPDLIQKVERVISDPIGYFTNDKNNCYFQVIRENISYIQYELLFSNTPIHFERVKELPAAVFQQLFVKVPNPEVYALACKGLDLATKERMLAEMPAALRTSVEAVFQQVLDATAAEVYEAQALLLHELTDITR from the coding sequence ATGAATAAGTACCGTGTTACATTTTTAACAGCAGAAGGGTTAGAGCAGCGAAGTATTATGGAGGGACATAACCTACCAGATCTTATTCAGAAAGTAGAGAGGGTTATTTCAGACCCGATCGGCTATTTTACCAATGATAAAAATAACTGCTATTTTCAAGTGATTCGAGAGAATATATCTTACATTCAATATGAACTGTTGTTTTCGAATACACCGATTCATTTTGAACGGGTGAAAGAGTTGCCAGCTGCTGTGTTTCAGCAGTTGTTTGTGAAAGTGCCGAATCCAGAAGTATACGCTTTGGCATGCAAAGGTCTGGACCTGGCTACAAAAGAGCGGATGCTTGCAGAAATGCCTGCTGCTTTGCGTACGTCGGTTGAAGCAGTTTTCCAACAAGTCTTGGATGCAACAGCAGCAGAGGTATATGAAGCGCAAGCACTACTACTCCATGAATTAACGGATATTACAAGATAA
- a CDS encoding DUF3964 family protein: MTTREERILSLPFFQDKQLLAKQVIQFEKETGVYLPNQFEVKQIPPYEFGERKAVIGRVHTFYFIGIYKQEVWQYQAFANEMKCKEFFIALPGEDKELAFWLNNIELLA, encoded by the coding sequence ATGACAACACGTGAGGAGCGTATCCTGAGTTTACCATTTTTTCAGGATAAGCAATTGCTGGCAAAGCAGGTGATACAGTTTGAAAAAGAAACGGGAGTCTACTTACCGAATCAGTTTGAAGTCAAGCAAATTCCTCCGTATGAATTTGGCGAACGCAAAGCGGTAATAGGAAGGGTGCATACCTTTTATTTTATCGGTATTTACAAGCAAGAGGTTTGGCAATACCAAGCTTTTGCAAATGAAATGAAGTGCAAGGAGTTTTTTATCGCGCTGCCTGGCGAGGACAAAGAGCTTGCTTTTTGGCTAAACAATATTGAATTGTTGGCATAG
- the flgE gene encoding flagellar hook protein FlgE yields MIQSLYTSISGMKTYQEALSVTSNNIANSQTVGYKRQKAIFDDLLYRTTSGSKGDDKYAGTNAKSIGSGVKLSGVNTDYTSGVLTLTGGKTDVAFEGAGFFLLGDTNGANNTYTRKGTFSISADNRLVNAEGKYVLGYGTVVGTNNIDFSKSPQPISIPLGTAVAGQETDFGKISGNLAKDEPTTKIQFPVYDVAGNKQMLDVTFTENPDGSVSFSATIDGSSTQIITGTPDGLGGYIESAQPTGTITFDAQGNSSNDTDRRYIEIGGKRIELNLTDITRYPTDKTLKVTDVTGRAASIPTDFAITDGGYVMVKYSDGSVKTAGQLAVATFPNEKGLEKIGNGNYVEGPSAGNVSIGVSGQNGAGIVRGGATEGSNVDLSTEFVDLMVYQRGFQGNSKVIKVSDEVLNDIVNLIR; encoded by the coding sequence ATGATTCAGTCATTGTATACGAGTATTTCAGGTATGAAAACGTACCAAGAAGCATTGAGCGTTACATCTAATAATATTGCCAATTCACAAACTGTTGGATACAAAAGACAAAAAGCAATATTTGATGATTTGTTATATCGAACTACATCAGGATCAAAAGGAGATGATAAGTACGCTGGAACAAATGCGAAGAGTATAGGTAGTGGTGTAAAGCTAAGTGGTGTTAACACGGACTATACGAGTGGTGTTCTAACCTTAACAGGTGGGAAGACAGATGTAGCTTTTGAGGGAGCAGGTTTTTTCCTACTTGGAGATACAAATGGAGCAAATAATACGTATACACGCAAAGGAACATTCTCTATATCTGCGGATAATCGCCTTGTGAATGCAGAAGGCAAATATGTATTGGGTTATGGAACTGTAGTAGGTACAAATAACATTGACTTTTCCAAAAGTCCACAACCAATTTCAATCCCTTTGGGAACAGCAGTAGCAGGCCAAGAAACTGATTTTGGTAAAATTTCAGGAAATTTGGCTAAGGATGAACCGACAACTAAAATTCAGTTTCCGGTGTATGATGTAGCTGGAAACAAGCAAATGTTGGATGTAACGTTTACAGAGAATCCAGACGGATCGGTTTCATTTAGTGCTACTATTGATGGAAGTTCTACTCAAATTATCACAGGAACACCAGATGGGTTAGGTGGATATATCGAATCTGCGCAACCAACAGGTACTATAACATTTGATGCACAAGGAAACTCCAGTAATGATACAGATCGAAGATATATTGAGATTGGGGGTAAAAGGATTGAGTTAAACTTAACTGACATTACTCGTTATCCGACAGATAAAACCTTAAAGGTTACTGATGTGACTGGTAGAGCAGCTAGTATTCCTACAGATTTTGCTATTACTGATGGTGGTTATGTTATGGTTAAATATTCAGACGGTAGTGTAAAAACGGCAGGACAGTTAGCAGTTGCAACATTCCCGAATGAAAAAGGTCTAGAAAAAATAGGAAATGGTAATTATGTTGAGGGACCTTCGGCAGGAAACGTTAGTATTGGTGTATCCGGACAAAACGGTGCAGGTATTGTACGCGGTGGTGCGACAGAGGGCTCTAACGTAGACTTGTCAACAGAGTTTGTAGACCTAATGGTATATCAGCGCGGTTTCCAAGGAAACTCCAAAGTAATTAAAGTGTCCGACGAAGTGTTAAACGATATTGTAAATCTAATTCGTTAA
- a CDS encoding flagellar hook capping FlgD N-terminal domain-containing protein, whose product MKIDGNSIYTPVTQKTQQSVTQGMMRKDDFLKLFLTSLQYQDPSNAMDMNQMMNQMSQLSLMEQVQNMTESIETFSNAVQSNAIEGGMKFLGKEVEAASESGEVIVGTVDQIRLSGGSIQLVIGDQIISMQQVISVKNKIEK is encoded by the coding sequence ATGAAGATTGATGGCAATAGCATCTATACGCCAGTTACACAAAAAACGCAACAAAGTGTAACACAAGGTATGATGCGGAAAGATGACTTTCTCAAACTTTTTTTAACAAGCTTACAATATCAAGATCCTTCTAATGCAATGGATATGAATCAGATGATGAATCAAATGTCACAATTGTCATTGATGGAGCAAGTGCAAAATATGACAGAATCAATTGAAACGTTCTCAAATGCTGTTCAGTCCAATGCAATTGAGGGTGGGATGAAGTTTTTAGGTAAGGAAGTCGAGGCTGCAAGTGAAAGTGGGGAAGTAATTGTAGGAACAGTGGATCAAATTCGCCTAAGTGGTGGTAGCATTCAGTTAGTTATTGGTGACCAAATCATTTCTATGCAACAAGTTATTTCAGTAAAAAACAAAATTGAGAAGTAA
- a CDS encoding flagellar hook-length control protein FliK — MNIQMQVAEMLSLYPVPKPQTPLYDVQNLHNVNGFFDMNMLPKVNEVSSKIDAAELSSVHSKSKDVLLLTRPVSVSDIDHTVFSFSDLNLLSAVSKQQLELEKVKQDEASLVPLILALQQAQEQYGNIKIDQLPNNIQTDILNALQVRQDIQYSYLCSEDTTGSLLQKLEAQQVISTEVYNIFISKRNIGDQSDLDRILDTKDFQSELLLGNEGRSNDTFVGMVDSVANNEQVSIVHLMEKDSVGIQSEKLNISSLQHQLHSKIHDIQKYTVKSDRVLLQLTPEALGSLDVYIKKNGSLIQIHIDIEKNDVKSSVEAVLHEIKERLQERSVQVEVSFSEKNQEEKREGNEQSRQQERQSQEQKQEKKPNEDTNMIFHGLLGGTENED, encoded by the coding sequence ATGAATATACAAATGCAAGTTGCAGAAATGCTATCGCTATATCCAGTGCCAAAACCTCAAACGCCTTTATACGATGTACAAAATTTACATAATGTAAATGGTTTTTTCGATATGAATATGCTTCCAAAAGTAAACGAAGTAAGTTCAAAAATTGATGCAGCGGAATTAAGTAGTGTACATTCAAAAAGCAAAGACGTTCTACTTTTGACTAGACCGGTCTCTGTTTCTGATATAGATCATACAGTTTTCTCTTTTTCGGACTTGAATCTTTTGTCCGCTGTATCTAAGCAACAACTTGAATTGGAGAAAGTAAAACAGGACGAGGCAAGTTTGGTTCCACTGATACTAGCTCTGCAACAAGCACAAGAACAATATGGCAATATCAAAATTGACCAGCTACCAAACAATATACAAACTGATATATTGAATGCCCTACAGGTAAGACAAGATATACAATATTCTTATTTATGTTCCGAAGACACTACAGGGAGCTTATTGCAAAAATTAGAGGCACAACAAGTAATTTCTACGGAAGTATACAATATTTTTATTTCTAAAAGAAATATAGGTGACCAATCAGATTTAGATAGGATTCTCGATACTAAAGATTTCCAAAGCGAATTATTATTAGGGAATGAAGGTAGATCTAATGATACATTTGTGGGTATGGTGGATTCTGTTGCTAACAACGAACAAGTATCCATAGTTCATCTAATGGAAAAAGACAGTGTTGGTATACAAAGTGAGAAACTAAATATATCTTCTTTGCAACATCAACTTCACTCCAAAATACATGATATTCAAAAATATACTGTAAAAAGTGACCGTGTACTTTTACAGCTAACACCGGAAGCATTGGGATCTTTAGATGTTTATATTAAGAAAAATGGTTCTTTGATTCAAATTCACATAGACATTGAAAAGAATGATGTGAAGTCTTCAGTAGAAGCGGTGTTACATGAAATAAAAGAGAGATTGCAAGAACGATCTGTACAAGTTGAAGTAAGTTTCTCTGAAAAGAATCAGGAAGAGAAAAGAGAGGGAAATGAACAGAGCAGGCAGCAGGAGCGACAATCACAAGAACAAAAGCAAGAAAAAAAACCAAATGAAGATACCAATATGATATTTCATGGATTACTAGGGGGGACAGAAAATGAAGATTGA
- a CDS encoding cytoplasmic protein, with protein sequence MNQEQYRIINMQMKHEEHQVMKEIGLLLQELQNVTTQKERELYRLTSRSRMLQTGADVAGGILSLHTFAPDRLKEYDKRILKIREFIQKNETILQQIREKQKVVQGLFVEQVREHEREMTKKEERHLLDFKMCLAVAK encoded by the coding sequence GTGAATCAAGAGCAGTACCGCATTATTAACATGCAAATGAAACATGAAGAGCATCAAGTTATGAAGGAAATTGGTTTATTGCTCCAGGAACTGCAAAATGTAACCACACAGAAAGAACGAGAGTTATATCGTTTAACTTCTCGCTCAAGAATGTTACAAACGGGAGCAGACGTTGCAGGAGGAATTCTTTCTTTACATACATTCGCACCTGATAGATTAAAAGAGTATGATAAGCGAATTTTAAAAATTCGGGAATTTATACAAAAAAATGAAACGATCTTGCAGCAAATTCGAGAAAAACAAAAAGTAGTACAAGGGCTGTTTGTGGAACAGGTGCGGGAGCACGAACGAGAAATGACAAAAAAAGAAGAACGTCATCTATTAGATTTCAAGATGTGTTTAGCAGTTGCTAAGTAG
- a CDS encoding flagellar protein export ATPase FliI, whose amino-acid sequence MHLKHEQKQWDELLSVPLYVTKGKIHSVQEQLFIAKGPKVKIGDICAVGENRVLCEVIAIEKENNMLLPLNQNEKVSYGDWVIKLAEEVSIPRGKHLLGKVLNANGEILNSAEQPPVDKVKLDSPPIHAFERQAITDVFETGIKAIDSMLTIGIGQKIGIFAGSGVGKSTLLGMIAKNAKADINVIGLVGERGREVQDFIRKELGEEGMQKSVVVVATSDESHLMQMRAAKLATSIAEYFRDQGNNVLLMMDSITRFADARRSVDIAVKDLPIGGKTLLMESYMKKLLERSGKTQLGSITGIYTVLVDGDDMNGPVPDLARGILDGHIVLKRELAVLGHYPAISVLDSVSRIMEEIVEEGHWQYANELRKYLSLYKENELYFKLGTIQENAETAHIFAAKDKMPLINEFLKQGRSQSYHFHETIEKISQLSFS is encoded by the coding sequence GTGCATCTAAAGCATGAACAAAAGCAATGGGACGAGCTCCTTTCTGTCCCCCTATATGTAACTAAAGGGAAAATTCACAGTGTACAAGAGCAACTCTTTATAGCAAAAGGTCCCAAAGTAAAAATTGGTGATATTTGTGCAGTCGGAGAAAATCGTGTGTTGTGTGAAGTGATTGCAATTGAAAAAGAAAATAATATGCTATTACCGCTTAACCAAAATGAAAAGGTCAGCTATGGGGACTGGGTGATAAAGCTTGCAGAAGAAGTCAGTATTCCCCGTGGGAAACACTTATTAGGAAAAGTACTAAACGCGAATGGAGAAATCCTTAATAGTGCTGAACAGCCTCCTGTTGATAAAGTGAAGCTTGATAGTCCGCCCATTCATGCATTTGAGCGGCAGGCCATCACAGATGTCTTTGAAACCGGCATTAAGGCAATTGATTCCATGCTAACAATTGGAATTGGGCAAAAAATTGGCATTTTTGCGGGATCAGGTGTTGGGAAATCCACATTGCTGGGGATGATTGCGAAAAATGCTAAAGCAGACATAAACGTTATTGGTTTAGTTGGAGAGCGCGGACGTGAAGTGCAAGATTTTATTCGTAAAGAACTAGGCGAAGAAGGAATGCAGAAAAGTGTCGTGGTTGTCGCCACGTCTGATGAGAGTCATCTTATGCAAATGCGTGCTGCAAAGCTTGCTACATCCATAGCAGAATATTTCCGTGATCAGGGTAATAATGTATTGCTGATGATGGATTCTATTACTCGTTTTGCTGATGCAAGAAGAAGCGTTGATATTGCAGTAAAAGATTTACCCATTGGCGGAAAAACATTGCTAATGGAAAGTTATATGAAAAAGTTGTTAGAGCGGTCAGGAAAAACACAGTTAGGATCAATCACAGGAATTTATACAGTGCTAGTAGACGGCGATGATATGAATGGTCCAGTTCCAGATCTAGCGCGTGGTATTCTCGACGGCCATATCGTGTTGAAGCGTGAATTGGCAGTTCTTGGCCATTATCCTGCTATATCGGTGCTGGATTCAGTGAGTCGTATTATGGAAGAGATTGTAGAGGAAGGGCACTGGCAATATGCAAATGAACTGCGCAAATATTTATCTCTTTACAAAGAGAATGAGCTGTACTTTAAACTCGGAACCATTCAAGAAAACGCGGAAACAGCGCATATTTTTGCAGCGAAAGATAAGATGCCTTTAATTAATGAATTTCTAAAGCAAGGCCGTTCACAATCATATCACTTCCATGAAACAATCGAAAAAATAAGTCAGCTTTCTTTCTCTTAA
- a CDS encoding FliH/SctL family protein codes for MSLFKNRIPRNSVSFSDEQFKLRYSTEEKDEYVIPQVDIVNFTTEKEQLQKEREELAEVKKQLELREQALQQAQLQFHADKQRLEDEVAQKEAALSQERQQLHYEVREFLWDNSLKLAEKIVNQAIDTKQLSMLEILTGIVETLPIAFEKLQITVHPDTYEYIQQEEARAQWLLGMVEWKFDFSLGLGEFVLEEEKEYFEYRIAAIFEQLRERAKEARQEEDVLCI; via the coding sequence ATGTCATTATTTAAGAACAGAATTCCCAGGAATTCTGTTTCTTTTTCGGATGAGCAATTTAAGCTTCGTTATAGTACAGAAGAGAAAGACGAGTATGTAATTCCTCAGGTAGATATCGTGAACTTTACAACTGAAAAGGAACAGCTACAAAAAGAGCGTGAAGAACTTGCAGAAGTCAAGAAACAGTTGGAGCTTCGTGAACAAGCTTTGCAGCAAGCACAATTGCAATTTCATGCAGATAAACAACGCTTAGAAGATGAAGTGGCACAAAAAGAAGCAGCGCTATCACAAGAAAGGCAACAGCTACATTATGAAGTACGGGAGTTTCTTTGGGATAATTCGCTGAAATTAGCTGAAAAAATTGTGAATCAAGCGATTGATACCAAGCAACTTTCTATGCTGGAAATTTTAACGGGTATTGTAGAAACATTGCCAATTGCTTTTGAGAAGCTGCAGATTACCGTACATCCTGATACGTATGAATACATTCAACAAGAAGAAGCGCGGGCACAATGGCTTTTAGGTATGGTAGAATGGAAATTTGACTTTTCCCTTGGTTTGGGAGAGTTCGTTTTAGAAGAAGAGAAAGAGTACTTTGAATATCGTATCGCAGCTATTTTTGAGCAATTGCGTGAAAGAGCTAAAGAGGCGCGGCAAGAGGAGGACGTGCTGTGCATCTAA
- the fliG gene encoding flagellar motor switch protein FliG — protein MSKNEQITSREKAAILIQVLDEDTAAEVVTRLNEDEKETLLREISRFKKYPTDTLQDVLGQFMQEMSIRELSMMAPNRNYIRRLFKNMSDEEWEALIQDMSLNPDNPFDFLNSVTDLESLLTILNDESPQTIAIIASHIKPQLASRLIEKLPEQKMVETVMRIAKLEQVDGDLVNQIGELLKSKLKHMSFGPTNKTDGLKTIVNILNNVSRGVEKIVFEKLDVEDYALSEKIRENMFVFEDILRLDDLALRRVLEEIKDNNLLAKALKSAKEELKEKLFTCISASRKQMIVDEMDGLGPLKVADVEKAQQVVTSTVKRLEKDGKIVVQRGEEDVII, from the coding sequence TTGAGCAAAAATGAACAAATAACCTCACGAGAAAAAGCAGCTATCTTAATTCAAGTTTTGGATGAAGATACGGCTGCTGAAGTGGTAACTCGTTTAAATGAGGATGAAAAAGAAACTCTGTTGCGCGAGATTTCACGATTTAAGAAATATCCAACAGATACTTTACAAGATGTCCTTGGACAATTTATGCAAGAAATGAGTATTCGCGAATTAAGCATGATGGCACCAAATCGTAACTATATTCGCAGACTCTTTAAAAACATGTCAGATGAAGAATGGGAAGCGTTAATTCAAGATATGTCACTAAATCCTGATAATCCGTTCGATTTTTTAAACTCTGTAACTGACTTAGAGTCACTCTTAACAATTTTAAATGATGAATCACCACAAACGATTGCTATTATCGCATCACATATTAAGCCGCAGTTAGCATCACGACTAATTGAAAAATTACCTGAGCAAAAAATGGTCGAAACAGTTATGCGCATCGCTAAGCTAGAGCAGGTTGATGGTGATCTCGTGAACCAAATTGGCGAACTTTTGAAATCAAAGCTTAAGCATATGTCGTTCGGACCAACGAATAAAACAGACGGTTTGAAAACCATTGTAAATATCTTAAACAATGTATCACGCGGTGTTGAAAAGATAGTATTTGAGAAACTGGATGTAGAAGATTATGCGTTGTCGGAAAAAATCAGAGAAAATATGTTTGTTTTTGAAGATATTTTACGACTCGATGATTTGGCATTGCGTCGCGTTCTTGAAGAAATTAAAGATAATAATTTACTCGCAAAAGCGCTTAAAAGTGCAAAAGAAGAGCTTAAAGAGAAATTATTTACATGTATTTCAGCCAGTCGTAAGCAAATGATTGTAGATGAAATGGACGGATTAGGGCCACTTAAGGTTGCCGATGTAGAGAAAGCGCAACAAGTAGTGACAAGCACCGTTAAACGTTTAGAGAAGGACGGTAAAATTGTCGTGCAGCGAGGTGAAGAGGATGTCATTATTTAA
- the fliF gene encoding flagellar basal-body MS-ring/collar protein FliF: protein MEKLKEIAGSLKSWHKMVIGAVLLAIVTSVSLYFTLPDNYAVLYKNLNEADQQEILAELSKLGVDYQLQEDGSIKVPDKDAVWVRASMRELGLPNNGAGGDDILLESSLGLSEQDKKMRQTVGIRKQLESDIVKNINSIETANVQITLPDKESIFDEKTPRGTAAVTIGVRGNQGLTQEQILGIQYMVSAAVPGVKAEDVSIIDSKKGVISKSADVAQNASSSFEKELVMQKQIEERLRQNISETLVNLFQLNNFHVNTSVKVNYDEVTRQTETYGDKSMLRSKQDQKERSTATENGGATTEAGIAANGEVPNYNNNGAEGNVLYNQDNSNTTENYEIDKTVETITKHPELTNTNVVVWVDEETLFKRNMDVNAFRQAIATAAGLQADANGNFTNGQVTVVPVDYAKQEQAKPAQVEEKGNNWLIISGIVAVVTALLLGAGGVYAMRRRKRKEEQTVEEDREDLFVIEDIPAHKEVAATINDEGSQEPSLDQQVQELAKENIDEAARVLKKWLNQ from the coding sequence ATGGAGAAACTGAAGGAAATAGCCGGGAGTCTTAAATCTTGGCACAAAATGGTGATTGGCGCAGTTCTCCTTGCGATTGTGACCAGTGTTTCATTGTATTTCACATTACCGGATAACTACGCAGTTTTATATAAAAATTTAAATGAAGCAGATCAGCAAGAAATTTTAGCCGAACTTTCTAAATTAGGTGTTGACTATCAGCTACAAGAAGACGGCTCTATTAAGGTACCTGATAAAGATGCAGTATGGGTACGGGCTAGTATGCGTGAGTTAGGTCTACCTAACAATGGTGCCGGCGGAGATGATATTTTATTAGAAAGCTCCCTCGGACTTAGTGAGCAAGACAAAAAAATGAGGCAAACTGTTGGTATTCGCAAACAGCTAGAAAGTGACATTGTAAAAAACATTAACTCTATTGAAACCGCAAATGTACAAATTACCTTACCTGATAAAGAGAGTATCTTTGATGAAAAAACACCGAGAGGAACAGCTGCCGTTACAATCGGTGTTCGTGGTAATCAGGGTCTCACACAGGAACAAATTCTTGGTATTCAATATATGGTCAGCGCTGCAGTACCTGGCGTGAAAGCAGAAGATGTTAGCATTATTGATAGTAAAAAAGGCGTTATCTCCAAGTCGGCAGACGTGGCACAAAATGCCTCTTCCTCTTTTGAAAAAGAATTGGTGATGCAAAAACAAATTGAGGAGCGCCTGAGACAAAATATTTCTGAAACGCTTGTTAACTTATTCCAATTGAATAACTTTCATGTAAATACAAGTGTGAAAGTGAATTATGATGAAGTTACAAGACAAACGGAAACATACGGCGATAAAAGCATGCTTCGCAGCAAGCAAGACCAAAAAGAACGGTCCACTGCAACGGAGAACGGCGGTGCTACAACGGAAGCCGGCATTGCCGCAAACGGTGAAGTTCCCAATTATAATAACAACGGTGCAGAAGGAAACGTATTATACAATCAAGACAACAGCAACACAACAGAAAACTATGAGATTGATAAAACAGTCGAAACAATTACTAAACATCCAGAATTAACGAACACAAATGTCGTTGTATGGGTAGATGAAGAAACTCTGTTTAAACGCAATATGGATGTGAATGCATTTAGACAAGCAATTGCAACGGCAGCAGGCCTACAAGCAGATGCCAATGGTAACTTTACAAATGGACAAGTGACAGTTGTACCTGTAGACTATGCAAAACAAGAACAGGCCAAACCAGCGCAGGTAGAAGAAAAGGGTAACAATTGGCTTATAATTTCAGGTATAGTAGCGGTGGTAACTGCATTGCTGTTAGGAGCAGGTGGGGTTTATGCAATGCGCAGACGCAAGCGTAAAGAAGAGCAGACTGTTGAAGAAGATAGAGAAGATTTGTTTGTTATAGAAGATATACCAGCTCATAAAGAAGTTGCAGCAACAATAAATGACGAAGGTTCTCAGGAGCCGTCTTTAGATCAGCAAGTGCAAGAACTTGCCAAGGAAAATATTGATGAGGCTGCAAGAGTCCTAAAAAAATGGTTAAATCAGTAG
- the fliE gene encoding flagellar hook-basal body complex protein FliE: MRIDQITNFKPITLSAPSVSVENEGKQFLSLLNEMTQTQNANQVATYNLITKGEGEASQVLISQMKAESQMKTAALVRDNIIENYKQLMNTQL; the protein is encoded by the coding sequence ATGCGTATAGATCAAATTACAAACTTTAAACCCATTACTTTGTCAGCACCGTCTGTTTCGGTAGAAAACGAAGGTAAGCAATTTCTTTCTCTTTTAAATGAAATGACACAAACACAAAATGCAAATCAAGTCGCAACATATAACTTAATTACCAAGGGTGAGGGAGAAGCGAGCCAAGTTTTGATTTCACAGATGAAGGCAGAAAGTCAAATGAAAACAGCTGCGTTGGTACGCGATAATATAATTGAAAACTACAAGCAGCTAATGAATACGCAACTGTAA
- the flgC gene encoding flagellar basal body rod protein FlgC: MFNALNISGSGLTAAKKWMEVTSNNIVNMNTTNGPNEAPYFRQRVVLQDSQQFSGMLENGGRGVHIKSISVDRTERLVYEPTHPHANPEGYVRYPTVDLTAEMTNAMIAQKMYEANTSVLNANKKMLDKDLEIGRA; encoded by the coding sequence ATGTTTAATGCTTTAAATATAAGCGGTTCTGGGTTGACCGCTGCAAAGAAATGGATGGAAGTAACGTCTAATAATATTGTGAACATGAATACAACAAATGGGCCGAATGAAGCTCCATATTTTAGACAGCGCGTCGTTTTGCAAGACTCACAACAATTTTCCGGTATGCTTGAAAACGGAGGAAGAGGTGTGCATATCAAAAGTATATCGGTTGATCGAACGGAACGGCTTGTATATGAACCTACACATCCTCATGCCAATCCAGAAGGGTATGTAAGGTATCCGACCGTTGACTTAACGGCTGAAATGACAAATGCGATGATTGCGCAAAAGATGTATGAAGCCAACACATCTGTTTTGAATGCGAATAAAAAAATGCTCGATAAAGATTTGGAGATTGGAAGAGCATAG
- the flgB gene encoding flagellar basal body rod protein FlgB: MDFVGGINNYMSYLTARRDVISGNISNANTPGYKAKDVTFIDRLNEADNVQQTKRSNALLTTHERHIPIMSQMNRPYQIQASNIKVNQDGNSVDTTNEMIELMKTNHLYSLAVGALNNQKAINQAARGK, translated from the coding sequence GTGGATTTTGTGGGTGGAATCAACAATTACATGAGTTATTTGACAGCAAGACGCGATGTAATCTCGGGTAATATTTCAAACGCAAATACGCCCGGTTATAAAGCGAAAGATGTAACATTTATTGATAGGCTCAACGAGGCGGACAATGTACAACAAACAAAGCGCAGCAATGCACTTTTAACTACGCACGAACGACATATTCCCATCATGTCGCAAATGAATCGTCCGTACCAAATTCAGGCCAGCAATATTAAAGTTAATCAAGATGGGAACAGTGTAGATACAACGAATGAAATGATTGAATTAATGAAAACAAATCATCTGTATTCTTTAGCTGTTGGGGCACTCAACAATCAAAAAGCTATTAATCAAGCTGCGCGCGGAAAGTAG
- a CDS encoding flagellar export chaperone FliS: protein MQAWQRYMQNSIMTSNPIKNTILIYEKSVAEFRNVGELLNNFRFQEADAVIEKLENIFEELTLQLNPDADEELYKNLTSLYEWILAGLSKIKMTRTAEGINDMIYVLQQLIEGYQGALHHAEQ, encoded by the coding sequence ATGCAAGCATGGCAACGATATATGCAAAATAGCATTATGACTAGTAACCCTATTAAAAACACAATCCTTATATATGAAAAAAGTGTTGCTGAGTTTCGTAATGTAGGAGAGCTTTTAAATAATTTTCGTTTTCAAGAAGCGGATGCAGTAATTGAAAAGCTAGAGAATATTTTTGAAGAGCTCACATTGCAGCTAAATCCTGATGCAGATGAGGAGTTATACAAAAATCTGACTTCGCTTTATGAGTGGATCTTAGCAGGACTTAGCAAAATAAAAATGACAAGAACTGCAGAAGGAATTAACGATATGATTTATGTTCTTCAACAATTAATAGAGGGATACCAAGGGGCGTTGCATCATGCAGAGCAATGA